In a single window of the Terriglobus roseus genome:
- a CDS encoding TIGR03435 family protein, producing MSLVEPDFPRDADVSSLLRFTPSLCILAAASACAQTAPAPAAPSFETASVRPSKPGAAQHTNVPLDSGNIYGTIDADDARSAAGGLLIASHQPLWRFISFAYKLSGTQELALRFNFFSGTPKSGAPFWVTGSFDAAPEFFDVTARAPADTSIDQMRRMMQTLLAERFHLVTHTTTADAPVFALVLVSPGVLGPDLLPSSDKCEARGPDGTPAAGAAHGAVVNIPGACGVIAHVASTEPGQHYGGHAVSLSLLATSLPTMTGMAAMPRPVVDQTGLNGLYDFTLSWVHDASGQNDAVGDNSANILDALKKQLGLRLKPAKAPISFLVVEHVERPSEN from the coding sequence TTGTCGTTGGTCGAACCTGACTTCCCCCGGGATGCCGATGTCTCTTCTCTACTCCGATTCACGCCGTCTCTCTGCATCCTGGCAGCGGCATCCGCATGTGCCCAGACTGCCCCCGCACCTGCGGCGCCGTCCTTTGAAACCGCTTCGGTCCGCCCAAGCAAGCCCGGCGCGGCGCAACACACGAACGTTCCACTCGACTCCGGCAACATTTACGGCACCATCGATGCCGACGATGCGCGATCAGCTGCCGGCGGTCTCCTGATTGCGAGTCACCAGCCCTTGTGGCGGTTCATCTCATTCGCTTACAAGCTCTCCGGCACACAGGAGCTTGCTCTCCGGTTCAACTTCTTTTCCGGCACACCAAAATCCGGAGCGCCATTCTGGGTGACCGGATCCTTCGACGCAGCCCCGGAATTCTTCGACGTTACGGCGCGCGCTCCCGCCGACACCTCCATCGACCAGATGCGCCGGATGATGCAGACCCTTCTCGCTGAGCGTTTCCATCTGGTCACGCACACCACCACCGCGGATGCCCCGGTCTTTGCGCTTGTGCTGGTCAGTCCTGGTGTCTTGGGACCGGATCTCCTTCCATCTTCAGACAAGTGCGAGGCTCGCGGGCCGGACGGAACTCCTGCGGCTGGCGCTGCTCATGGCGCCGTTGTCAATATCCCTGGCGCTTGCGGCGTCATTGCGCACGTCGCTTCCACCGAGCCGGGACAACACTATGGCGGTCACGCCGTTTCCCTCTCCCTTTTGGCGACCTCGCTGCCAACGATGACGGGCATGGCTGCAATGCCCCGCCCTGTGGTCGATCAGACCGGACTCAACGGGCTCTATGACTTCACCTTGAGCTGGGTGCATGACGCGTCCGGACAGAACGACGCGGTCGGGGATAACTCTGCGAACATCCTCGATGCCCTGAAGAAGCAGCTGGGCCTTCGACTGAAGCCCGCCAAAGCCCCTATCAGCTTTCTCGTGGTCGAGCACGTGGAGCGACCCTCCGAGAATTAG
- a CDS encoding efflux RND transporter periplasmic adaptor subunit: MNAHARLIPAALLCLSLLACSKSDSGSAKGSDQQASSKKGDSKSGEPDSMGGSSDAVKIQAADQQKAGISIAPVETATVPQLLTLNGQVVPNDQRTSHVGVIADGRITALNVLPGAVVHRGQTLGEVHSHSVHETVGALLQAFAAVDRAKGAVTFATQARDRYAKLYGIQAASLEEKQKSEQDLLQAKQSLSDAEASVHMEREHLSELLQVAPESLNANNLYNRELVPIRSPIDGIVLTRSLTVGQVVNTGDEAFLISDLSTVWVTASANEKDISLLHNGAAADVTTQGFPDLAFTGRVGQIGSELDPQTRTIPVRIVLPNPAQRLRPGMFAAAHITGSATRTAVFIPEDALQNINGNQIVFLTADGVTFRPQVVKLGTHSMGRAEIVQGLKPGDRIVVKGSFMVKGELLKGTVGDS; the protein is encoded by the coding sequence ATGAACGCGCACGCACGCCTCATCCCCGCAGCCCTCCTCTGCCTCTCGCTCCTCGCCTGCTCGAAGAGCGACAGCGGCAGCGCAAAGGGTTCCGATCAGCAGGCCTCTTCGAAGAAGGGTGACAGCAAAAGCGGCGAACCGGACAGCATGGGTGGCAGCAGCGACGCTGTAAAGATCCAGGCCGCCGACCAGCAAAAGGCCGGTATCTCCATTGCGCCGGTTGAAACCGCGACGGTTCCGCAGCTCCTGACACTCAACGGTCAGGTGGTTCCGAATGATCAGCGTACCTCGCACGTCGGCGTCATCGCGGACGGTCGCATCACGGCACTGAATGTTCTGCCGGGCGCGGTCGTTCACCGGGGTCAAACACTGGGCGAGGTCCATAGCCATTCCGTGCATGAGACGGTCGGCGCTCTCCTGCAGGCCTTCGCCGCGGTGGATCGTGCGAAGGGAGCCGTCACCTTCGCCACGCAGGCCCGTGATCGCTATGCGAAGCTGTACGGCATCCAGGCAGCATCGCTGGAAGAAAAGCAGAAGTCTGAGCAGGATCTGCTACAGGCAAAGCAGAGTCTCTCCGATGCCGAGGCCAGCGTCCACATGGAGCGCGAACATCTCTCGGAACTGCTGCAGGTCGCGCCCGAAAGCCTGAACGCAAACAACCTCTACAACCGCGAACTCGTGCCCATCCGCTCTCCCATCGACGGCATCGTCCTCACGCGTTCGCTCACCGTGGGCCAGGTCGTCAACACGGGCGATGAGGCGTTTCTGATCTCCGACCTCTCCACGGTGTGGGTTACAGCCTCGGCGAACGAAAAGGACATCAGCCTGCTGCACAACGGCGCTGCTGCCGACGTCACCACGCAGGGTTTTCCCGACCTCGCCTTTACGGGCCGTGTCGGCCAGATCGGTAGCGAACTCGATCCGCAGACGCGCACCATTCCGGTGCGCATCGTGCTGCCCAACCCCGCGCAGCGCCTGCGTCCCGGCATGTTTGCCGCGGCACACATCACTGGGTCCGCCACACGCACTGCTGTCTTCATTCCGGAGGACGCGCTACAGAACATCAACGGCAATCAGATCGTCTTCCTGACCGCCGACGGCGTTACCTTCCGGCCACAGGTCGTCAAGCTGGGCACGCATTCCATGGGCCGTGCGGAGATCGTGCAGGGACTGAAGCCGGGTGACCGCATCGTAGTCAAGGGATCGTTCATGGTGAAGGGCGAGCTGCTCAAGGGCACCGTGGGAGACAGCTAA
- a CDS encoding P-II family nitrogen regulator → MQKIEAVIQPGKLDAVKEALIEAGIEGITILEARGHGRQKGHTEFYRGREYSVDLLPKIKLETVVTDDLAEKAVNAIITAAQTGSIGDGKIFITRVDDAIRIRNEDRGDLAL, encoded by the coding sequence ATGCAGAAGATTGAAGCAGTCATCCAGCCAGGCAAGCTGGACGCAGTCAAAGAAGCACTTATCGAGGCCGGCATTGAAGGCATCACCATCCTGGAAGCGCGCGGACACGGCCGCCAGAAGGGTCACACGGAGTTCTACCGCGGTCGCGAATACTCGGTCGATCTATTGCCAAAGATCAAGCTCGAAACCGTCGTCACCGACGACCTGGCGGAGAAGGCCGTCAACGCCATCATCACTGCGGCGCAGACCGGCTCCATAGGCGACGGCAAGATCTTCATCACCCGCGTCGACGACGCCATCCGCATCCGCAACGAAGACCGCGGCGATCTGGCGCTCTAA
- the glnD gene encoding [protein-PII] uridylyltransferase gives MADDTAAPRQQYLHSMATLRGQFSARATTGVALVHARAAAADALVRALWQAAEATEERLQSGIAVLAVGGYGRQELFPASDLDLLFIVEDAAKEKSAKDPIKRINQQLWDSEIRVAATTRVLSECEKYDSDNAEFTLSLLDARQVAGDVALSRKLTDECVPKLLDRERKGLIQRVAELTRERHARYGNTLFHLEPNIKECPGGLRDAHVCGWLARLTKDEPSPMTEFREAFDFLAAVRCFLHLRNGRDSNALDWKTQDAAAADGIGVPSGLPRDAAHWMQLYFRHARVIARRLEQQIDALPKQKSLLKISRDLLKRSVPPETPGMRLERGRIMVDDASGTYDPACDPEVMLLAFQTIAETGAPLSNVAEVRLEEAVPVLSSQLEEGTALWHKLRLILLGRYAGQALRSMHALGILELLIPEFHGIDALVIRDAYHRYTVDEHTFVLIDTLHGLFTPGEGPMAEWKRRFAAILRDLQHADLLYLASLLHDTGKGRSTGEHTTESARLAKSVVARLELDDYEAGLVLGLIQNHLEMSAALRRDIFDAETIRGFAAKIQTPEELRMITLFTFADIHAVHPDALTPWKAENLWRLYIATSNHLDRNIDEERVDLRVSSELVLRVAQLLQGESRDVMHFLEGFPQRYLRTRSPEQIRTHYLMSKKLSIDAVQLDFVWRADRSEITLVTPDRQLLFARIAGVLAAWGMNIITADAFSNAHGIVVDSFRFTDSFKTLEMNPSERERLVQNLHDAIADPAVAEKMIANRKRSRRRAPLVDVQTSVEFDTESSSHSTVLQVVAQDLPGLLYAISTTIGEARANIEVAVIDTEGDTAIDVFYLTRDGDVLESAELPELQAKLVTAIATNAG, from the coding sequence ATGGCAGACGACACCGCCGCGCCCCGGCAACAGTACCTCCACAGCATGGCCACCCTGCGAGGCCAATTTAGTGCTCGCGCAACAACGGGCGTGGCGCTGGTTCATGCGCGTGCTGCCGCAGCCGACGCGCTGGTCCGCGCGCTGTGGCAGGCGGCTGAGGCCACCGAAGAGCGCCTGCAGAGCGGCATCGCCGTGCTGGCCGTCGGCGGCTACGGACGCCAGGAGCTCTTCCCTGCTTCGGACCTCGATCTGTTGTTCATCGTGGAAGATGCCGCGAAAGAAAAGAGCGCGAAGGATCCGATCAAGCGGATTAATCAGCAGCTTTGGGACAGCGAGATTCGCGTTGCCGCAACGACACGCGTCCTCTCCGAATGTGAGAAGTACGACAGCGACAATGCGGAGTTCACGCTCTCCCTGCTCGACGCACGGCAGGTCGCGGGCGACGTCGCGCTCTCCCGCAAACTGACGGACGAATGCGTGCCGAAACTGCTGGACCGCGAGCGGAAGGGTCTTATCCAGCGCGTCGCCGAACTGACACGCGAGCGTCACGCCCGTTACGGCAACACACTCTTCCACCTGGAGCCAAACATCAAGGAGTGCCCCGGCGGGCTGCGCGATGCGCATGTCTGCGGCTGGCTCGCGAGGCTGACGAAGGATGAACCGTCACCGATGACGGAGTTCCGCGAGGCATTCGATTTTCTTGCTGCTGTTCGTTGCTTCCTGCATCTGCGCAACGGCCGCGACAGCAACGCGCTCGACTGGAAGACGCAGGACGCTGCGGCCGCGGATGGTATCGGCGTTCCAAGCGGCCTGCCTCGCGATGCGGCGCACTGGATGCAACTCTACTTCCGCCACGCGCGTGTGATCGCCCGGAGGCTGGAGCAGCAGATCGATGCGTTGCCCAAGCAGAAATCGCTGCTGAAGATCTCGCGAGATCTGTTGAAGCGCAGCGTTCCTCCGGAAACGCCGGGCATGCGGCTGGAACGCGGTCGCATCATGGTCGACGACGCCAGCGGCACGTACGATCCCGCGTGCGATCCAGAGGTGATGCTGCTCGCCTTCCAGACCATCGCGGAGACCGGAGCGCCACTCAGCAACGTGGCAGAAGTTCGGCTCGAAGAAGCCGTTCCGGTCCTGTCGTCTCAACTGGAAGAGGGTACTGCGCTCTGGCACAAGCTGCGGTTGATCCTGCTCGGCCGGTACGCCGGTCAGGCACTGCGCTCGATGCACGCGCTGGGCATCCTCGAACTGCTGATCCCGGAATTTCACGGGATCGATGCGCTCGTCATCCGCGACGCTTATCACCGCTACACCGTGGACGAACACACCTTCGTGCTGATCGACACACTGCACGGCCTCTTCACGCCTGGGGAAGGCCCCATGGCAGAGTGGAAGCGTCGCTTCGCCGCCATCCTGCGCGACCTGCAGCATGCCGATCTGCTCTATCTCGCGTCGCTGCTGCATGACACGGGCAAGGGCCGGTCGACCGGCGAACACACCACGGAAAGCGCGCGCCTGGCGAAGAGCGTTGTGGCGCGGCTTGAATTGGATGACTACGAAGCAGGGCTCGTCCTGGGCCTGATCCAGAATCACCTGGAGATGAGCGCTGCCCTGCGCCGCGACATCTTTGACGCAGAGACCATCCGCGGCTTCGCGGCGAAGATCCAGACGCCCGAAGAGCTGCGCATGATCACACTCTTCACCTTTGCGGACATCCACGCGGTCCACCCCGACGCGCTGACGCCGTGGAAGGCTGAGAACTTGTGGCGCCTGTACATCGCCACGTCAAACCACCTCGACCGCAACATCGACGAAGAGCGCGTCGACCTGCGCGTCAGCAGCGAACTCGTCCTGCGCGTCGCGCAACTGCTGCAGGGCGAAAGCCGCGACGTGATGCACTTCCTGGAAGGCTTCCCGCAACGCTACCTGCGCACCCGCTCGCCCGAGCAGATCCGCACGCATTACCTGATGAGCAAAAAGCTCAGCATCGACGCAGTGCAGCTTGACTTCGTATGGCGCGCTGACCGCAGTGAGATCACGCTGGTCACACCCGATCGCCAGTTGCTCTTCGCGCGCATAGCCGGCGTGCTGGCAGCGTGGGGCATGAACATCATCACGGCAGATGCCTTCAGCAACGCGCACGGTATCGTCGTCGACAGCTTCCGCTTCACCGACAGCTTCAAGACGCTGGAGATGAACCCGTCCGAACGCGAACGCCTGGTGCAGAACCTGCATGACGCGATCGCGGACCCAGCCGTGGCCGAGAAGATGATCGCCAACCGCAAGCGATCCCGCCGCCGCGCCCCGCTCGTCGATGTGCAGACCTCCGTGGAGTTCGACACGGAGTCTTCGTCTCACTCGACAGTCCTGCAGGTCGTTGCGCAGGATCTTCCCGGTCTGCTCTATGCCATCAGCACCACCATCGGCGAGGCCCGCGCAAACATTGAGGTTGCCGTCATCGACACCGAAGGCGACACCGCCATCGACGTCTTCTACCTGACGCGAGATGGAGATGTGCTGGAGAGCGCGGAACTGCCGGAGTTGCAGGCAAAGCTGGTCACGGCCATTGCGACAAACGCTGGCTAG
- a CDS encoding ABC transporter ATP-binding protein: protein MPDPTPLHATPLVTVDALTKSYTTGRGELALFRELSFTVARGEMLAIVGASGAGKSTLLHLLAAMDSPTSGDVVIDGTSLASLKPQQQADFRNRTIGYVWQAHYLLPEFTAEENVAMPLLARGESQADARRKARKWLAEVGLADRATHRAGELSGGEQQRVSLARALVTEPRLLLADEPTGNLDAATGDAIFDLLNRLHASHGVSTVMVTHNMAIAARCDRTLVLREGQLVG from the coding sequence ATGCCCGACCCGACACCACTCCATGCGACGCCACTGGTAACCGTCGACGCGCTCACGAAGAGCTACACCACCGGCCGCGGCGAGCTCGCGCTCTTTCGCGAACTTAGCTTCACCGTCGCGCGTGGCGAGATGCTGGCCATCGTCGGCGCCAGTGGCGCAGGGAAGAGCACCCTTTTGCACCTGCTGGCAGCCATGGATTCGCCCACTTCCGGCGATGTCGTCATCGACGGTACTTCCCTCGCCTCTCTAAAGCCACAGCAGCAGGCCGACTTCCGGAACCGCACCATCGGCTATGTCTGGCAGGCGCATTACCTGCTGCCGGAGTTCACCGCCGAGGAAAACGTCGCCATGCCGCTGCTGGCCCGGGGCGAATCGCAGGCTGACGCCCGCCGGAAGGCCCGCAAGTGGCTCGCAGAGGTCGGCTTGGCCGACCGCGCAACCCATCGGGCCGGCGAACTCTCCGGCGGCGAGCAGCAGCGCGTCTCGCTGGCGCGCGCCCTGGTGACGGAACCGCGCCTGCTGTTGGCCGACGAGCCTACCGGCAATCTGGACGCCGCGACTGGCGACGCCATCTTCGATCTCCTGAACCGTCTGCACGCCTCACACGGCGTCAGCACAGTCATGGTCACGCACAACATGGCGATTGCCGCCCGCTGCGACCGCACGCTGGTACTGCGCGAGGGACAACTGGTCGGCTGA
- a CDS encoding efflux RND transporter permease subunit, protein MKKVISFLLDNRWLVAAMLLVLIAGGIYTMFQLPIEAFPDLTNNQVVVTVQCPGLSPVEVEQLVTYPIETSLMGMPKLQMVRSTSKLDLSMVTVIFDDSMDKYLVRQLVAERLNQVQGRIPAGLQPQIGPMATAFGEVYQYTVDAPKMSPMDIKTLHDWVIRYDLLSIPGVSEINSWGGETKQYTIEVNPDSLRRYDLTLHDVVTAVSSNNDNFGGSYIEHAEQQYTIRGIGRATSLDDLGKIVVTTRNGIPTYLNQIATMKLSALPRHGAVMKDGKGETVSGMVIILRGENGDQIIKLVKEKVASLKLPGGARILPFYDQSDVINATTHTVKKNLIEAAFLVIVILLFFLGDWRAAIVVAVTIPLSLLFGFLGMGAFRISINLMSLGAIDFGTIVDGSVVMVENCIHRVETGEQRPLLEIIRDAAIEVARPVTFGVLIIIAVYLPVLTLESLEGRMFRPMAVTVVSALAGSLFLALFIVPTLCSFALRHKAKQTKEEREKHEEKQPNWFDKLRRHYESALKRSERYSRWIFVVSGVLIVLAIGSLKFIGTEFMPRLDEGSMVITSKRLPGISLTESVAIGQQIERTIKSFPEISSVVTKLGRPDLATEAMGEYESDSYVSFTPKFQEASTSKHKELSDRIEKELEKIPGVNYEFTQPMQMRMDETITGTRGDIALKIFAPETGGDIDTLEQLGHQANRIIGGVKGASENQMELISGAEELQIRIDRDAIARYGINVSDIREFIESLYGSKTVSEMLIGQQRFAIALRLPANLRNDPEQLSAIQMKTPSGNLVRLDQLAEIREVRGPILINRENATRRAVVTSNVDGRDLGSFVVDCKKAIASGMQLPTGYRLEWGGQYENQSRAQQRLAIVFPISILIIAALLYATFRNARQMLLILCIVPLALVGGIAALWITGINLNLSASVGFIALFGIAVLNGVVMVSHINTLRKDGKDLETAVQQGASDRLRPVLITALVASLGFVPMALANSRGAEVQRPLAVVVIGGLVTATLLTLFVLPLLYRRFSPREIADSH, encoded by the coding sequence ATGAAGAAGGTCATCTCATTCCTGCTGGACAACCGCTGGCTCGTGGCTGCGATGCTGCTCGTCCTGATTGCAGGCGGCATCTACACGATGTTCCAGCTGCCGATCGAGGCCTTCCCCGACCTGACGAACAACCAGGTCGTCGTGACGGTGCAGTGCCCGGGATTGTCGCCTGTTGAAGTCGAGCAGCTTGTGACGTACCCAATCGAAACATCGCTGATGGGTATGCCAAAGCTGCAGATGGTGCGCTCCACTTCGAAGCTTGACCTTTCCATGGTCACGGTCATTTTCGATGACAGCATGGACAAGTACCTCGTCCGCCAGCTTGTCGCCGAGCGGTTGAACCAGGTGCAGGGCCGCATCCCTGCGGGTCTGCAACCGCAGATTGGCCCCATGGCCACGGCGTTTGGTGAGGTCTACCAGTACACCGTCGATGCTCCGAAGATGTCCCCCATGGACATCAAGACGCTGCATGACTGGGTCATCCGCTATGACCTGCTCTCCATTCCCGGTGTCAGCGAAATCAACTCCTGGGGCGGCGAGACCAAGCAGTACACCATCGAGGTCAACCCTGACAGCCTTCGCCGGTATGACCTCACATTGCACGACGTCGTCACCGCCGTCTCGTCGAACAACGACAACTTCGGCGGCAGTTACATCGAGCACGCCGAGCAGCAATACACCATTCGCGGCATCGGTCGCGCCACGTCGCTCGATGACCTTGGAAAGATCGTCGTCACCACACGCAATGGCATCCCGACGTACCTGAACCAGATCGCCACGATGAAGCTATCGGCACTGCCCCGTCACGGCGCCGTCATGAAGGATGGCAAGGGTGAGACCGTCTCCGGTATGGTCATCATCCTGCGCGGAGAAAACGGCGACCAGATCATCAAGCTGGTGAAGGAAAAGGTCGCCTCGCTCAAGCTGCCGGGCGGCGCACGCATTCTCCCCTTCTACGATCAGAGCGATGTCATCAACGCCACGACGCACACCGTCAAGAAAAACCTCATTGAGGCGGCGTTCCTCGTCATCGTCATCCTGCTGTTCTTCCTTGGTGACTGGCGCGCAGCCATCGTCGTTGCCGTCACCATCCCACTCTCGCTGCTCTTTGGCTTCCTGGGGATGGGTGCCTTCCGTATCTCCATCAACCTGATGAGCCTTGGCGCGATCGACTTCGGCACCATCGTCGACGGTTCTGTCGTCATGGTGGAGAACTGCATCCATCGCGTCGAGACAGGCGAGCAGCGACCGCTGCTGGAGATCATCCGCGACGCCGCCATCGAGGTCGCCCGTCCCGTTACCTTCGGCGTCCTCATCATCATCGCGGTCTATCTGCCGGTACTTACGCTGGAGAGCCTTGAAGGCCGCATGTTCCGGCCCATGGCGGTCACGGTCGTCTCTGCGCTTGCGGGTTCCCTCTTCCTCGCACTCTTCATCGTGCCCACACTCTGTTCCTTCGCACTGCGTCATAAGGCGAAGCAGACAAAGGAAGAACGGGAGAAGCACGAAGAGAAACAGCCGAACTGGTTCGACAAACTTCGCCGTCATTACGAGAGTGCGCTCAAGCGCTCGGAGCGGTACTCGCGCTGGATCTTCGTCGTCTCCGGTGTGCTCATCGTCCTGGCCATCGGATCGCTCAAGTTCATCGGCACGGAGTTCATGCCGCGGCTCGACGAAGGTTCCATGGTCATCACCTCCAAGCGACTGCCCGGCATCTCACTGACGGAATCCGTCGCCATCGGCCAGCAGATTGAACGCACCATCAAGAGCTTCCCCGAGATCAGCAGCGTCGTCACCAAGCTGGGTCGCCCCGACCTGGCGACTGAGGCCATGGGAGAGTACGAGTCGGACTCCTACGTCTCGTTCACACCGAAATTTCAGGAAGCGAGCACCAGCAAACACAAAGAGCTCTCCGACCGCATTGAGAAAGAACTGGAGAAGATTCCCGGCGTGAACTACGAGTTCACCCAGCCCATGCAGATGCGCATGGATGAGACGATCACCGGCACACGCGGCGACATAGCGCTCAAGATCTTTGCGCCCGAAACCGGTGGCGACATTGACACGCTGGAACAGCTTGGCCACCAGGCCAACCGCATCATCGGCGGCGTCAAAGGCGCCTCCGAAAATCAGATGGAACTTATCTCCGGAGCGGAGGAGCTTCAGATCCGCATCGACCGGGATGCCATCGCACGCTACGGCATCAACGTCTCGGACATTCGTGAGTTTATCGAGTCGCTGTACGGCAGCAAGACTGTCTCCGAGATGCTGATCGGCCAGCAGCGATTCGCCATCGCACTACGGCTGCCCGCCAACCTCCGCAACGACCCCGAGCAACTGAGCGCGATCCAGATGAAGACACCCAGCGGGAACCTCGTGCGGCTCGATCAGCTTGCTGAGATCCGCGAAGTGCGCGGCCCGATTCTCATCAATCGCGAAAACGCTACGCGCCGCGCTGTCGTTACGTCGAACGTGGACGGGCGCGACCTGGGCAGCTTCGTCGTCGACTGCAAAAAGGCCATTGCGAGCGGCATGCAGCTTCCTACCGGCTATCGGCTGGAGTGGGGTGGCCAGTACGAGAACCAGAGTCGCGCACAGCAGCGCCTGGCCATCGTCTTCCCCATTTCTATCCTCATCATCGCCGCGCTGCTTTATGCAACCTTCCGCAACGCCCGGCAGATGCTGCTCATCCTCTGCATCGTTCCACTGGCATTGGTCGGCGGCATTGCTGCGCTTTGGATCACCGGCATCAACCTGAACCTGTCGGCCAGCGTTGGATTTATCGCGTTGTTCGGCATTGCAGTACTGAACGGCGTTGTGATGGTGTCGCACATCAACACGCTGCGTAAAGACGGTAAGGATCTTGAGACAGCCGTGCAACAAGGCGCGTCGGACCGCTTGAGACCCGTGCTCATCACAGCCCTCGTGGCTTCGCTCGGCTTCGTTCCGATGGCCCTTGCAAACTCGCGCGGCGCCGAGGTCCAGAGACCTTTGGCGGTCGTCGTCATCGGCGGCCTTGTCACCGCGACGCTGCTGACGCTCTTCGTGCTGCCATTGCTCTATCGCCGCTTCAGCCCGCGGGAGATTGCGGACTCCCACTGA
- a CDS encoding TolC family protein has translation MSRPESCRRSGESKSLRARTFGYATAAALFALPHLIAQQPLSLTDAITSALSSPAAQVFDEQLNESRAQVRQAGLGLNPRLYLQSEDLRPWDSQFSFTTQTEDYGYLMQTFELDGKRRKRVGVAEADLHVAQTERDLKRQQFIASVAASYWKAVSAQSIVDLLQQDIAGVDEIVRYHKERVDQGAMRGVDLIRVQIERDRVYLSLQTAQRDAALARAELFRQIGRQDFSTIRLTDDIANVQMLPPVDVQTALSRRYDLKIAEQQLASAQANLRLQHAVATPDLDLSAGYKRNSADNTLYTAMNIQLPVRNRNQGEIERAQAQVRLAEDQLRQAQMAAKADIDAARVSYQQQLEIVQHTLPDMRYRARQNLTIMTEAYRIGGVDLLRYIDAERTEIDVEITALKTLTEYQQSAFRLQIATGERP, from the coding sequence ATGTCCAGACCAGAGTCATGCAGGCGCAGTGGGGAAAGCAAATCTCTGCGTGCCCGCACGTTCGGTTACGCGACTGCCGCCGCGCTCTTCGCTTTGCCTCACCTGATTGCACAGCAGCCTCTGAGCCTTACAGATGCAATCACCTCTGCCCTCTCCAGCCCTGCCGCCCAGGTCTTCGACGAGCAATTGAACGAGTCCCGAGCCCAGGTACGACAGGCAGGGCTTGGTCTTAATCCGCGACTCTATCTGCAGTCAGAAGACCTCCGTCCCTGGGACTCGCAGTTCTCTTTCACCACCCAGACCGAGGACTATGGGTACCTGATGCAAACCTTCGAGCTCGATGGCAAGCGCAGGAAGCGTGTTGGCGTAGCGGAAGCTGACCTGCACGTCGCTCAGACGGAACGCGATCTGAAGCGGCAGCAATTCATCGCCAGTGTCGCCGCGAGCTATTGGAAGGCTGTCAGCGCCCAGTCCATCGTGGACTTGCTGCAGCAGGACATCGCCGGCGTGGACGAGATTGTCCGCTATCACAAAGAGCGGGTCGACCAGGGAGCCATGCGAGGTGTCGACCTGATTCGCGTACAGATCGAACGCGACCGTGTCTACCTATCGCTGCAGACCGCGCAACGCGACGCTGCTCTTGCCCGTGCGGAACTCTTCCGCCAGATCGGCCGCCAGGACTTCAGCACGATCCGCCTGACGGATGACATCGCCAACGTGCAGATGCTGCCGCCTGTCGACGTGCAGACGGCCCTGAGCCGCCGCTACGATCTGAAGATCGCGGAACAGCAACTCGCGTCGGCCCAGGCGAATTTGCGGCTCCAACATGCCGTCGCGACACCGGACCTCGACCTTTCTGCAGGCTACAAGCGCAACAGCGCGGACAACACGCTCTACACCGCCATGAACATCCAACTTCCGGTCCGTAATCGGAACCAGGGCGAGATCGAACGAGCGCAGGCACAGGTTCGTCTCGCAGAAGACCAGTTACGCCAGGCGCAGATGGCCGCGAAAGCTGACATCGATGCCGCTCGCGTCAGCTATCAGCAGCAGCTTGAGATTGTGCAACACACACTGCCCGACATGCGTTACCGTGCTCGCCAGAACCTGACCATCATGACCGAGGCCTACCGCATCGGCGGTGTCGACCTGCTGCGCTACATTGACGCCGAACGCACCGAGATCGACGTTGAGATTACCGCACTGAAAACCCTCACCGAGTATCAACAGAGCGCCTTCCGCCTGCAGATCGCCACAGGAGAGCGCCCATGA